The following proteins are co-located in the Oncorhynchus masou masou isolate Uvic2021 unplaced genomic scaffold, UVic_Omas_1.1 unplaced_scaffold_11182, whole genome shotgun sequence genome:
- the LOC135529203 gene encoding elongation factor-like GTPase 1 has product FAKIEISASKPIIPFRETVIRPPKVDMVNEDLGKQQKVKESDTLHLDPSGLVTLTTPNRQATVGVRAIPLPEGERELSWQVRPRGREDPGHEYLDPRCPDGAEEQAGGPAAGRKWRNAVDRIWAFGPRRYGPNILLNSVEGYQRPSVWHCLEREKGEKEGGAKAEASAIRDFDNSVVSGFQLATLSGPMCEEPLMGVCFSVERWDMNFPTQRTHLDSVTEEDSNSLDASVSESPGEAAGQQEASGKAGGAGETPSKAEGAVAGASQGRRRAEVVAGLVDCYGPFSGQLIAAVKEACRHAFQAKPQRLMAAMYTCEIMATAEVL; this is encoded by the exons GTTTGCCAAGATTGAGATCAGTGCCTCCAAGCCTATCATCCCATTCAGAGAGACCGTGATCAGACCACCCAAAGTGGACATGGTCAATGAAGACCTGGGGAAACAacagaag GTGAAAGAGTCAGACACCCTGCACCTGGACCCCAGCGGCCTGGTGACCCTCACCACCCCCAACAGACAGGCCACCGTGGGGGTACGGGCCATACCACTACCCGAAGGTGAGAGAGAGTTGAGctg GCAGGTCAGgcccagagggagggaggaccctGGACATGAGTACCTGGACCCTAGATGCCCTGATGGTGCTGAAGAGCAGGCTGGAGGTCCTGCTGCAGGGAGGAAGTGGAGAAACGCTGTGGACCGGATATGGGCCTTTGGACCACGCAG GTATGGACCAAACATCCTCCTTAACAGCGTAGAGGGGTACCAGAGACCATCCGTGTGGCACTGCCTCGaacgagagaaaggagagaaagagggaggggcgAAAGCTGAGGCCAGTGCCATCCGAGACTTTGACAACAGCGTTGTCAGCGGTTTCCAGCTCGCCACCCTCTCTGGTCCAATGTGTGAGGAGCCCCTCATGGGTGTCTGCTTCTCTGTGGAGAGATGGGACATGAACTTCCCCACCCAGCGCACCCACCTGGACTCTGTGACTGAAGAAGACTCCAACTCCCTTGATGCATCTGTTTCCGAAAGCCCCGGTGAGGCTGCAGGTCAGCAGGAGGCCTCAGGCAAGGCAGGGGGAGCGGGTGAGACGCCTTCCAAGGCAGAGGGTGCTGTGGCTGGGGCGAGCCAGGGGAGACGCAGGGCGGAGGTTGTGGCCGGGCTAGTGGACTGCTACGGGCCGTTCTCTGGCCAGCTCATAGCTGCTGTGAAGGAGGCTTGTCGGCACGCGTTCCAGGCCAAACctcagagactcatggctgctATGTACACCTGTGAAATCATGGCTACAGCAGAGGTGTTAG